A single region of the Kwoniella botswanensis chromosome 1, complete sequence genome encodes:
- a CDS encoding FACT complex subunit SPT16: protein MSDVQLDSALFFKRAERIFQAWENPSGDTAELEGLTALQVVLGEPNDDTPAYNKTMSLQLYLLGFEFPSTLMLFTKSPRKVTFVCSASKAKLLKQLQSSNGIEVDIQVRSKDEVAAKQVVKDLVLSLGDGKIGSLPKDKPAGKLVDDWNAAVATSKGGLEVVDISIPVSAILNEKDGEELKNLITGSKMTATTMQHYFKSKMESIIDRGTKVPHEVFAGLVEEKIGNDEKGPDMKLWNKNSSLGDVDFSSTEWVYSPIIQSGGKYDLRVTAMSDNSPLKPGVILASLGIRYKSYCTSMSRTFFISPNKKQESYYSALLEARSEALKKLKAGAVVQDVYNEVQQFVESKSPTLGQNLSKSIGFATGIEYRDSSFVLNAKNSRTLKENMVLILSLGVQELPDPKKPGRTYSLLLADTVKVGQSGAVVLTEGVTKLNDVVMDLEDEEEEESEPEIKAKPSKKTNGDAKPKSPVKTRTGAGGARAAPAKTRGANRDNVEQTTSEKIKANQARLHAQRNADGVKKWEKGGKGKDGSQDKVVKRYESYRREEQLPRAVEDRRVYVDEQRQSVVLPINGFAVPFHISTIKNVTKNEEAEHIVLRINFQSPGQIAGKKEDMPFEDPDANFIRSVSFRSQDQRHMLKVFDTITALKKTATKREAERKELADVIEQEKLVEVKGRHPYVLKNVFPRPAPEGKKTDGNVEIHQNGIRFRPDGPASKIDLLFSNIKHLFFQPSEKELIVIIHVHLKAPIMLGKKKTYDVQFYREVTDMSFDETGGKKRRARYGDEDEIEQEQEDRKRRAELDKQFHDFARRIESAAQAQQYELEVDVPFRELGFSGVPYRSNVLLLPTTNCLIHISEFPFTVITLSDVEIVHLERVQFGLKNFDMVFVLNDFKKAPIHINSIPVVHLDNVKEWLDSCDVPISEGPVNLSWPAIMKTVNDDPLAFYNEGGWEFLTGGGSDAESSESEEGSEFEEDSDAFDDESSSDDESGSDFGDDSDDSGSDEDLSDEGEDWDELERKAERADKKHREKGGDDSDDDRGKKKKGGRR, encoded by the exons ATGTCCGATGTTCAACTCGATTCCGCTCTTTTCTTCAAGAGGGCCGAGAGGATCTTCCAGGCGTGGGAG AATCCCTCTGGTGATACAGCTGAATTGGAAGGATTGACCGCTTTACAGGTGGTCTTAGGGGAACCCAATGACGATACCCCTGCATACAACAAGACCATGTCTTTACAG CTGTACCTTCTGGGGTTCGAATTCCCTTCCACTCTCATGCTGTTCACAAAATCACCTCGAAAAGTCACTTTTGTCTGTAGTGCATCCAAAG CTAAACTACTCAAGCAGCTTCAGTCATCCAATGGGATAGAAGTGGATATACAGGTCAGATCCAAAGATGAAGTTGCAGCCAAAC AGGTGGTAAAAGACCTGGTATTGTCGTtgggagatgggaagatTGGAAGTCTGCCCAAAGACAAGCCTGCGGGTAAATTGGTGGATGATTGGAACGCAGC GGTCGCTACCTCGAAGGGTGGATTGGAAGTAGTAGACATATCGATACCCGTCTCAGCAATCCTTAACgagaaggatggagaagagttG AAAAACCTCATTACCGGTTCAAAGATGACCGCTACTACCATGCAACATTACTTCAAGTCGAAGATGGAATCAATCATTGATCGAGGTACGAAAGTACCGCATGAAGTGTTCGCAGG cttggtggaggagaaaattggcaatgatgagaaaggtcCAGATATGAAGTTGTGGAATAAAAATTCCTCTCTAGGCGAT GTCGACTTTTCGTCTACTGAATGGGTTTATTCACCTATCATTCAATCTGGGGGCAAATACGATCTTAGAGTCACCGCCATGTCAGATAATAGTCCCTTAAAACCTGGCGTCATCTTGGCGAGTTTGGGTATCAGATATAAGAGTTATTGTACTAGCATGAGTAGGACGTTTTTCATCAGTCccaacaag AAACAAGAATCGTATTATTCAGCCCTCTTAGAAGCAAGATCggaagctttgaagaagctgaaggcTGGAGCGGTAGTTCAGGATGTCTACAATGAGGTCCAACAATTTGTCGAGTCGAAGAGTCCTACGCTAGGACAAAATCTTTCGAAAAGTATTGGATTTGCC ACTGGTATCGAGTACCGAGACAGCTCCTTTGTGCTCAATGCTAAGAATAGCAGGACGTTGAAGGAGAACATGGTGTTAATCCTTTCGCTGGGTGTACAAGAGTTACCGGATCCAAAGAAGCCAGGAAGAAC ctactctcttcttctcgccgACACCGTAAAGGTCGGTCAGAGTGGAGCGGTCGTTTTGACAGAAGGTGTCACTAAGCTGAATGACGTAGTCATGGATCTCGAG gatgaggaagaagaagagtctGAACCCGAGATCAAGGCAAAACCTAGTAAGAAGACGAACGGTGATGccaaacccaaatcacctGTCAAGACTAGGACCGGTGCTGGCGGTGCTCGTGCCGCCCCAGCGAAGACTCGAGGTGCCAATAGGGATAATGTCGAGCAGACCACTTcagagaagatcaaggcAAACCAAGCTCGACTGCATGCTCAGCGAAATGCCGATGGTGTAAAGAAGTGGGAGAAAGGCGGGAAAGGCAAAGACGGTTCTCAAGATAAGGTCGTGAAGAGGTATGAGAGTTATAGAAGGGAGGAACAGCTTCCCAGAGCAGTGGAAGATCGTCGA GTATACGTGGATGAGCAGAGACAATCAGTTGTACTGCCCATCAATGGATTCGCCGTTCCTTTCCATATCTCTACCATCAAGAATGTAACGAAGAACGAGGAAGCGGAACATATCGTACTGAGAATCAACTTCCAATCTCCTGGTCAAATAGCAGGAAAAAAGGAAGATATG CCCTTTGAAGATCCCGATGCCAATTTCATTCGATCGGTCTCGTTCCGATCACAAGATCAAAGACATATGCTCAAAGTCTTCGACACCATCACTGCGCTGAAGAAGACAGCGACGAAAAGAGAAGCTGAAAGAAAGGAACTTGCGGATGTCATAGAACAGGAGAAATTGGTTGAAGTGAAAGGCAGACATCCATATGTCCTCAAAAACGTGTTCCCTCGTCCAGCACCGGAAGGGAAAAAGACGGATGGAAATGTCGAAATCCATCAGAATGGTATCAGGTTTAGACCTGATGGGCCTGCTTCTAAGATCG ACCTGCTTTTCAGTAACATCAAACACCTTTTCTTCCAACCCAGTGAAAAGGAACTCATTGTTATCATCCATGTACATCTGAAAGCTCCTATCATGCTcggcaagaagaagacgtaTGATGTACAATTCTATCGAGAAGTGACAGACATGTCGTTCGACGAGACTGGCGGTAAAAAGCGAAGGGCAAGgtatggtgatgaagatgagattgagcaggaacaggaagatcgaaagagaCGTGCCGAGTTGGATAAACAGTTCCATGATTTCGCAAGGAGGATCGAAtctgctgctcaagctcaacagtACGAGTTGGAAGTAGATGTACCGTTTAGAGAATTAGGTTTCTCAGGTGTCCCTTATCGATCCAACGTTCTTTTACTCCCCACGACAAATTGTTTGATCCATATTTCGGAATTCCCATTCACGGTCATCACCCTCTCCGACGTTGAAATCGTTCATCTGGAAAGAGTTCAATTTGGTTTGAAGAATTTTGATATGGTCTTCGTTCTGAATGACTTCAAGAAAGCTCCGATACATATCAACTCCATACCTGTTGTTCATCTAGATAACGTCAAGGAATGGTTAGA TTCATGCGATGTACCTATATCGGAAGGACCGGTCAACCTCTCTTGGCCTGCCATCATGAAAACAGTCAATGACGATCCGCTTGCCTTCTATAATGAGGGGGGTTGGGAATTCCTTACTGGTGGTGgatct GACGCTGAATCATCCGAAtcggaagaaggatctgaatttgaggaagattcagatgcgtttgatgatgaatctagctcagatgatgagagtggatCAGACT TCGgtgatgattcagatgattcTGGttcggatgaagatctaagtgatgaaggtgaggatTGGGATGAATTAGAAAGGAAGgctgaaagag CCGATAAGAAGCACCGTGAGAAAGGAGgtgatgattcggatgatgatagaggtaaaaagaagaaaggtggtagacGATAA